In a genomic window of Mycolicibacillus parakoreensis:
- a CDS encoding DoxX family protein: MLVRKIARPLLASVFIGQGLEALRRPQQAAQTARPAWDGLKEMPEPIAANVPSDAETFAKVNAAVQVGAGLLLATGRLPRIASTVLAGTVVPGRMGAHMFWTETDPQRKAEQRRDFFVDLSLIGGLMIAAVDTGGKPSLGWRARQALPGGSDTLETFGDKVGAGLHTGVERGRELAETASEKAAPYLEVARDRGTELAHVARERAADLAEVGGARGAEFAEVAAERGAEWADAAREGATELSGAARRGLRRRFAAAR, encoded by the coding sequence ATGTTGGTGCGAAAGATTGCCCGCCCGCTGCTGGCGTCGGTGTTCATCGGTCAAGGTCTCGAGGCGCTGCGCCGCCCGCAGCAGGCGGCGCAGACCGCGCGCCCGGCATGGGACGGGCTCAAGGAGATGCCCGAACCGATCGCCGCGAACGTGCCCTCCGATGCGGAGACCTTCGCCAAGGTCAACGCGGCGGTGCAGGTGGGGGCCGGTCTGCTGCTGGCCACCGGCCGGCTGCCCCGGATCGCCTCGACGGTGCTGGCGGGCACGGTGGTTCCGGGCCGGATGGGTGCGCACATGTTCTGGACCGAGACCGATCCGCAGCGCAAGGCCGAGCAGCGCCGCGACTTCTTCGTCGATCTGAGCCTGATCGGTGGGCTGATGATCGCGGCGGTGGACACCGGCGGCAAGCCGTCGTTGGGCTGGCGGGCCCGCCAGGCGCTGCCCGGCGGCAGCGACACCCTGGAGACGTTCGGCGACAAGGTCGGTGCGGGGCTGCACACCGGGGTGGAGCGCGGCCGTGAGCTGGCCGAGACGGCCAGCGAGAAAGCCGCGCCCTATCTGGAGGTGGCCCGCGACCGCGGGACCGAACTGGCCCACGTCGCCCGGGAGCGGGCGGCCGATCTCGCCGAGGTCGGCGGCGCTCGCGGCGCGGAGTTCGCCGAGGTCGCCGCCGAGCGGGGTGCGGAGTGGGCCGATGCGGCCCGTGAGGGCGCGACCGAACTCTCCGGTGCCGCCCGCCGCGGGCTGCGCCGCCGCTTCGCCGCCGCCCGCTGA
- a CDS encoding DUF732 domain-containing protein, with translation MTRALIALIAAATTGLAVPAPAHADVDTAFADELHTYGIYGQKDYHAWIAKLTCKRLRSGLDAGAQDSATFVSDQLPNGSTTEQAWQFLGGAVNHYCPDQRVVLESAARASEKD, from the coding sequence ATGACACGGGCCCTGATCGCGCTCATCGCCGCGGCGACAACGGGTCTGGCGGTGCCGGCGCCCGCGCACGCCGATGTGGATACCGCTTTCGCCGACGAACTGCACACCTACGGGATCTACGGGCAGAAGGACTACCACGCCTGGATCGCCAAACTGACGTGCAAGCGGCTGCGGAGCGGCCTCGACGCCGGCGCGCAGGATTCGGCGACGTTCGTCTCCGACCAATTGCCGAACGGATCCACAACCGAACAGGCCTGGCAATTCCTCGGCGGGGCCGTCAACCACTACTGCCCGGACCAACGAGTGGTGCTGGAAAGCGCCGCACGCGCCTCCGAGAAAGACTGA
- a CDS encoding DUF5078 domain-containing protein has protein sequence MFDGAIRCGVAVALTVGLGAAPAASADATDEYPIPSRILKTPCTAEQIMAAARDVDPVYFERYMIDYNNKTPDVQQRAQQRIRWFFAMDYPGRRQYSHDVATDAFYEGLSWNWPNWAKLFFNNKGVAAHTTEVCMDYPPDDMSVWDWT, from the coding sequence ATGTTTGACGGCGCAATCCGGTGTGGTGTGGCGGTGGCCCTGACGGTGGGGCTGGGTGCGGCACCGGCGGCCTCGGCCGATGCCACCGACGAGTATCCGATCCCGAGTCGGATTCTGAAGACACCGTGCACCGCTGAGCAGATCATGGCCGCCGCGCGCGATGTCGATCCGGTGTATTTCGAGCGCTACATGATCGACTACAACAACAAGACCCCCGACGTGCAGCAGCGGGCACAACAGCGCATCCGCTGGTTCTTCGCCATGGATTACCCCGGTCGGCGCCAGTACTCCCACGACGTGGCCACCGACGCCTTCTACGAGGGCCTGTCCTGGAACTGGCCCAACTGGGCGAAACTGTTCTTCAACAACAAGGGCGTGGCCGCCCACACCACCGAGGTCTGCATGGACTACCCGCCCGACGACATGTCGGTCTGGGACTGGACCTGA
- the lipE gene encoding lipase LipE, whose amino-acid sequence MSDPRAEGRIRVPADLDAVTAIGAEDHTDVDPAAIDRIWAAARHWYAAGLHPAIQLCLRHNGTVVLNRAIGHGWGNAPTDPVDAETVPVGTDTPFCAYSAAKAITVTVMHLLAERGVFSLDDRVCDYLPGYTSHGKDRTTIRHVLTHSAGVPFPTGPRPDLDRADDSEYAREQLGLLKPLYPPGLIHIYHALTWGPLTREIVSAATGKNIREVLAEEILDPLGFRWTNYGVGRDDVAAVAPSHATGKQLPAPIAAVFRKAIGGTVHEIIPVTNTEFFLTSVVPSSNTVTTADELSRFAELLRRGGELDGVRVLRPETLRAAVTQCRRLRPDMATGLMPLRWGTGYMLGSQRFGPFGRHAPAAFGHTGLVNIAVWADPQRNLAAGVISSGKPGRDPEAKRYTALLDAIAAEIPRTTAPDPVYG is encoded by the coding sequence ATGAGCGACCCTCGCGCCGAGGGCAGAATCCGCGTTCCCGCCGACCTCGACGCCGTCACCGCGATCGGCGCCGAGGATCACACCGACGTCGACCCGGCGGCGATCGACCGGATCTGGGCGGCCGCACGCCACTGGTACGCCGCCGGCCTGCACCCGGCGATCCAGCTGTGCCTGCGCCACAACGGCACGGTGGTGCTCAACCGCGCCATCGGGCACGGCTGGGGCAACGCCCCCACCGATCCGGTCGACGCCGAGACGGTCCCGGTGGGCACCGACACCCCGTTCTGCGCGTACTCGGCGGCCAAGGCGATCACGGTGACCGTGATGCACCTGCTCGCCGAGCGGGGGGTGTTCAGCCTCGACGACCGGGTCTGCGACTACCTGCCCGGCTACACCAGCCACGGCAAGGACCGCACCACCATCCGTCATGTGCTCACCCACAGCGCCGGGGTGCCGTTCCCGACCGGCCCGCGGCCGGACCTCGACCGCGCCGACGACAGCGAGTACGCCCGCGAACAGCTCGGGCTGCTCAAACCGCTGTACCCGCCCGGTTTGATCCACATCTACCACGCGCTGACCTGGGGTCCGTTGACCCGCGAGATCGTCTCGGCGGCCACCGGCAAGAACATCCGCGAGGTGCTGGCCGAGGAGATCTTGGACCCGCTGGGGTTCCGGTGGACCAACTACGGTGTGGGCCGCGACGACGTGGCCGCGGTGGCGCCGAGCCACGCCACCGGCAAACAGCTGCCCGCACCGATCGCGGCGGTGTTCCGCAAGGCGATCGGCGGCACCGTGCACGAGATCATCCCGGTCACCAACACCGAGTTCTTCCTGACCTCGGTGGTGCCGTCGTCGAACACCGTCACCACCGCCGACGAGCTGTCGCGCTTCGCCGAGCTGCTGCGCCGCGGCGGCGAGCTCGACGGGGTGCGCGTGCTGCGCCCGGAGACGTTGCGCGCGGCGGTCACCCAGTGCCGCCGGCTGCGCCCGGACATGGCGACCGGGTTGATGCCGCTGCGGTGGGGCACCGGCTACATGCTGGGTTCGCAGCGGTTCGGGCCGTTCGGCCGCCACGCCCCGGCGGCGTTCGGGCACACCGGGTTGGTCAACATCGCGGTCTGGGCCGACCCGCAGCGCAACCTGGCAGCCGGGGTGATCAGCAGCGGCAAGCCCGGGCGCGACCCGGAGGCCAAACGCTACACCGCGTTGCTCGACGCCATCGCCGCCGAGATTCCGCGCACCACCGCGCCCGATCCGGTCTACGGTTAG
- a CDS encoding TetR/AcrR family transcriptional regulator has translation MRGPETTGRPLRRDAERNRKRVLEAARDLFAARGLEPNLNDIAHHAGVGVGTVYRRFATKDELLEELFVDGLDELAALAQAGLRHDDPWDGFVWFVEQMCEITATDRGLREMAFSKTHGGERVVAAQERLSPVLTKLVERAQNDGGLRPGISFTDMPLISLLAGMVSEYAGHVDVDLWRRYVQILLDGMRHRDGQGPLSVDALDEEELDTAMTTWNP, from the coding sequence GTGCGCGGACCTGAGACCACGGGTCGCCCGCTGCGCAGGGACGCCGAGCGCAACCGGAAGCGTGTTCTCGAGGCGGCCCGGGACCTGTTCGCAGCGAGAGGCCTGGAGCCCAACCTCAACGACATCGCCCACCACGCGGGCGTCGGGGTGGGAACGGTGTACCGGCGCTTCGCCACCAAAGACGAGCTGCTCGAGGAGCTCTTCGTCGACGGGTTGGACGAGCTCGCTGCACTGGCGCAGGCCGGCCTGCGCCATGACGACCCCTGGGACGGCTTCGTGTGGTTCGTGGAGCAGATGTGCGAGATCACCGCGACCGACCGGGGCCTGCGGGAGATGGCCTTCAGCAAAACCCACGGTGGTGAGCGAGTGGTGGCCGCTCAAGAGCGACTGAGCCCGGTGCTGACGAAACTCGTTGAGCGAGCGCAGAACGACGGCGGGCTGCGCCCGGGGATCTCGTTCACCGACATGCCGCTGATCAGCCTTTTGGCCGGAATGGTCAGTGAGTACGCCGGGCACGTCGACGTCGATCTGTGGCGTCGTTACGTGCAGATCCTGCTCGACGGGATGCGCCACCGCGACGGTCAAGGGCCGCTGAGCGTGGACGCCTTGGACGAAGAGGAACTCGACACGGCCATGACGACGTGGAACCCCTAA
- a CDS encoding exonuclease domain-containing protein → MSFAVIDFETTGFVPERSDRVVEVGIVLTDGNGRIEDEWTTLVNPNRDVSAGRIHRITAGDLLDAPDFADISGHVLDRLTGRVVVAHNAPFDMRFLYYELLRADYAIFDRPAALCSMKWAGRMIGTAKLEHCCEALGIPLDDAHSAICDARATAQLLPHLLTACSGAAEWLSDVQRSAAYRWPAPNGCPSHGAPVLRGQVSSVADEWLPTVLQAAWVPGNPEDEAAYLLMLESALLDRSISRTEGRQLVDTAEAARLSSATVRRLHLDYLRSVAVEALDDGVVTETERRDLNAMAESLGMPPEQVDEALAWAAGHTESVPRSSEFALRPGDRVVFTGETDRDRGEWIATVVAAGLTSGGVTKSTRLVVAADPDSLSRKATKARSYGIPIVSEAAFDRLFHRYLHDD, encoded by the coding sequence ATGTCGTTTGCTGTGATCGACTTCGAGACGACCGGTTTCGTTCCCGAACGCTCCGATCGAGTCGTCGAGGTCGGCATCGTACTCACCGACGGAAACGGCCGCATCGAGGACGAGTGGACCACCCTGGTCAACCCCAACCGCGACGTCAGCGCCGGGCGCATCCACAGGATCACCGCCGGGGACTTGCTAGACGCCCCTGACTTCGCCGACATCAGCGGCCACGTGCTCGACAGGCTGACCGGACGGGTCGTTGTCGCCCACAACGCGCCGTTCGACATGCGGTTCCTGTACTACGAACTGCTTCGCGCCGACTACGCCATCTTTGATCGTCCGGCCGCGCTGTGCTCGATGAAGTGGGCAGGCCGAATGATCGGCACCGCCAAGCTTGAACACTGTTGTGAGGCCCTCGGAATCCCCTTAGACGATGCGCATTCCGCGATCTGTGACGCCCGAGCCACCGCCCAGCTGCTCCCCCACCTGCTGACCGCCTGCAGCGGGGCCGCGGAATGGCTGTCCGACGTGCAGCGTTCCGCAGCCTACCGGTGGCCGGCACCCAACGGATGCCCCTCGCATGGGGCTCCGGTGCTGCGCGGCCAGGTCAGCTCGGTGGCCGATGAATGGCTGCCCACCGTGCTACAGGCAGCCTGGGTACCCGGCAACCCCGAAGACGAGGCCGCCTACCTTCTCATGCTGGAAAGTGCGCTGCTGGACCGTTCGATCTCCCGCACCGAGGGACGGCAACTGGTTGACACGGCCGAGGCCGCCAGGCTCAGTTCGGCTACCGTGCGCCGGCTGCACCTGGATTATCTGCGGTCTGTTGCCGTTGAAGCCCTCGACGACGGGGTGGTCACCGAAACCGAACGGCGGGATTTGAACGCCATGGCTGAATCTCTCGGCATGCCGCCCGAGCAGGTTGACGAAGCCCTGGCATGGGCTGCCGGCCACACCGAGTCGGTTCCGAGGTCCTCGGAGTTCGCGCTACGCCCCGGGGACCGGGTGGTGTTCACCGGGGAGACCGACCGCGACCGCGGTGAGTGGATCGCCACCGTCGTCGCCGCCGGACTCACCTCCGGCGGGGTCACCAAATCCACCCGGCTGGTGGTGGCCGCGGACCCCGATTCCCTGAGCAGGAAGGCGACCAAAGCGCGTTCTTACGGCATCCCCATCGTCAGCGAGGCGGCGTTCGATCGGCTGTTCCACCGGTACCTACACGATGATTGA
- a CDS encoding NAD(P)H-quinone oxidoreductase — MHAITVESPDQLRWQETPDPVAGPDEVLIRVAAAGVNRADLLQAAGRYPPPPGASEILGMEVAGTIAAVGERVSGWSVDQPVCALLAGGGYAQYVAVPAGQLLPVPAGVDLVAAAGLPEVACTVWSNLVMTAGLRAEQTLLIHGGASGVGSHAIQVARALGARVAVTAGSAEKLELCADLGAQILINYRYDDFVARLAEVGGADLILDIIGADYLDRNLTALAPDGQLVVIGMQRGAKGQLNLGKLIGKRARIIGTALRGRPLDGPHGKAAIVAAVTAGVWPLVAEQRVRPVIGAQLSVERAGEAHRLLTSGQVAGKVVLTVP, encoded by the coding sequence ATGCATGCGATCACCGTCGAGAGCCCCGACCAGTTGCGCTGGCAGGAGACTCCCGATCCGGTCGCCGGCCCGGACGAGGTGCTGATCCGGGTCGCGGCCGCCGGGGTCAACCGCGCGGATCTGCTGCAGGCCGCCGGGCGCTACCCGCCCCCGCCGGGAGCCAGTGAGATCCTCGGCATGGAGGTCGCCGGGACCATCGCCGCGGTCGGCGAGCGGGTCAGCGGCTGGTCGGTGGACCAGCCGGTCTGCGCGCTGCTGGCCGGCGGCGGCTACGCGCAGTACGTCGCCGTGCCCGCCGGGCAGCTGCTGCCGGTTCCCGCGGGCGTCGACCTGGTCGCCGCCGCCGGCCTGCCGGAGGTGGCCTGCACGGTCTGGTCGAACCTGGTGATGACCGCCGGGCTGCGCGCCGAGCAGACGCTTCTGATCCACGGCGGGGCCAGCGGGGTCGGCAGCCACGCCATCCAGGTGGCGCGGGCGCTGGGGGCGCGGGTGGCGGTGACCGCCGGGTCGGCGGAGAAACTGGAGCTCTGCGCCGACCTGGGGGCGCAGATCCTGATCAACTACCGCTACGACGACTTCGTGGCGCGCCTGGCCGAGGTGGGCGGCGCCGATCTGATCCTCGACATCATCGGCGCGGACTACCTGGACCGCAACCTCACCGCGCTGGCCCCCGACGGCCAGCTGGTGGTCATCGGCATGCAGCGCGGGGCGAAGGGTCAGCTGAACCTGGGCAAGCTGATCGGCAAACGCGCCCGCATCATCGGCACCGCGCTGCGCGGCCGTCCGCTCGACGGCCCGCACGGCAAGGCCGCCATCGTCGCGGCGGTCACCGCGGGGGTCTGGCCGCTGGTCGCCGAGCAGCGGGTGCGCCCGGTGATCGGGGCGCAGCTTTCGGTCGAGCGGGCCGGCGAGGCGCATCGGCTGCTCACCTCCGGCCAGGTCGCCGGCAAGGTCGTGCTGACCGTGCCCTGA
- a CDS encoding DMT family transporter: protein MAWLLLAGAIAFEVAATMSLRASEGFTRWGWAVPIVVGYATSFVLLAFVLKRGVPVGVAYGIWSGVGVAATAILARFFFDDPFTVPMAFGVVLIGAGVVLLEFGSTGPTSP from the coding sequence ATGGCGTGGTTGCTGCTGGCCGGCGCCATCGCGTTCGAGGTGGCGGCGACGATGTCGCTGCGCGCCTCCGAAGGGTTCACCCGATGGGGGTGGGCCGTCCCGATCGTGGTCGGCTATGCGACGTCGTTCGTGCTGTTGGCGTTCGTGTTGAAGCGGGGCGTCCCGGTCGGGGTCGCCTACGGCATCTGGTCCGGTGTCGGGGTGGCGGCGACCGCGATCCTGGCGCGGTTTTTCTTCGATGACCCGTTCACGGTGCCGATGGCGTTCGGCGTGGTGTTGATCGGTGCCGGAGTCGTCCTGCTCGAGTTCGGCAGCACCGGGCCGACGTCGCCGTAA
- a CDS encoding MmpS family transport accessory protein, whose product MTRIFSRLWLPVMIVVALTVGILTVSQLRTVFGSNPVVVTPIGADTAEKFVLKVVTYDIVGPGATAVINYQDLDGEPQRTGTVDLPWTLTLTTTAPSVAPSIMAQTDGQSISCRITVDDEIKDERTATGVNAQTFCLVKSA is encoded by the coding sequence ATGACCCGGATCTTTTCGCGTCTCTGGCTGCCCGTCATGATCGTGGTCGCCCTGACCGTAGGGATCCTCACGGTGTCGCAGCTGCGCACGGTGTTCGGGTCCAATCCCGTCGTCGTCACGCCGATCGGTGCGGACACCGCCGAGAAGTTCGTGCTCAAGGTCGTGACCTACGACATCGTCGGCCCGGGCGCAACCGCGGTGATCAATTACCAGGATCTTGACGGCGAGCCGCAACGCACCGGCACCGTGGACCTGCCGTGGACCTTGACCTTGACCACCACGGCGCCCTCGGTCGCTCCGAGCATCATGGCCCAGACCGATGGCCAGAGCATCTCCTGCCGGATCACCGTCGACGACGAGATCAAGGACGAGAGGACGGCCACGGGTGTGAACGCCCAAACCTTCTGCTTGGTGAAGTCCGCATGA
- a CDS encoding crotonase/enoyl-CoA hydratase family protein has protein sequence MGETGQTYESVTVETTGHVAQVTLVGPGKGNAMGPAFWAELPTVFAALDADPQVRAIVLTGSGRHFSYGLDLPAMGGSLSGVLGEGGTGGSAAARMEFHRMLQDMQAAISAVADARTPTVAAVHGWCIGGGVDLISAVDIRYAAADAKFSVREVKLAMVADVGSLARLPLILTEGHLRELALTGKDIDAARAEKIGLVNDVYDDAAACLAAAHATAAEIAANPPLTVAGIKDVLDQQRIDRVSASLRYVAAWNSAFLPSKDLVEGISATMAKRPPEFTGE, from the coding sequence ATGGGTGAGACAGGCCAGACATACGAATCGGTCACCGTCGAGACCACCGGCCACGTCGCACAGGTCACGCTGGTCGGCCCGGGCAAGGGCAACGCGATGGGACCGGCGTTCTGGGCGGAGCTGCCGACGGTGTTCGCCGCGTTGGATGCCGACCCGCAGGTGCGGGCGATCGTGCTCACCGGCTCGGGCCGCCACTTCAGCTACGGGCTGGACCTGCCGGCGATGGGCGGATCGCTCTCGGGGGTGCTCGGCGAGGGCGGCACCGGCGGGTCGGCCGCCGCGCGCATGGAGTTCCACCGGATGTTGCAGGACATGCAGGCGGCGATCAGCGCGGTCGCCGACGCGCGCACCCCCACGGTCGCGGCGGTGCACGGCTGGTGCATCGGCGGCGGAGTGGATCTGATCTCCGCGGTCGACATCCGCTACGCCGCCGCCGACGCCAAATTCTCGGTGCGCGAGGTGAAGCTGGCGATGGTCGCCGACGTGGGCAGCCTGGCCCGGCTGCCGTTGATCCTCACCGAGGGGCATCTGCGGGAGCTGGCGCTGACCGGCAAGGACATCGATGCCGCCCGGGCGGAGAAGATCGGCCTGGTCAACGACGTCTACGACGACGCGGCGGCCTGCCTGGCCGCCGCGCACGCCACCGCCGCCGAGATCGCCGCCAACCCGCCGCTGACCGTGGCCGGGATCAAAGACGTCCTCGACCAGCAGCGCATCGACCGGGTGTCGGCCAGCCTGCGCTACGTCGCCGCCTGGAACTCCGCGTTCCTGCCGTCGAAGGACCTGGTGGAGGGCATCAGCGCGACGATGGCCAAACGCCCGCCCGAATTCACCGGCGAATAG
- a CDS encoding MMPL/RND family transporter, with amino-acid sequence MSAPAGHAPTAAGPAPGHRARPWLPRFIRAFAVPIIVAWIALIAVLNTAVPQLEEVGKQRSVSMSPNEAPSMIATKRVGKTFDEYDTSSSLMVVIEGETKLGEPAHEFYDQMVRDLRADSEHVQHVQDLWGDSFTMAGAQSVDGKAAYTQVYISGDQGETLANESVQAVRDIIESQPAPPGVQAYVTGTAATTTDQNAVGDDSMRTIELLTFAIIIALLLLIYRSVTTTLVLLGLLMMGLLGARGVVAFLGHHNVFGLTTFATNMVVTLAIATAVDYGIFLVGRYQEARRSGEDRESAYYTMFSGTAHVVLGSGLTIAGATFCLHFTRLPYFQTMSYPMAVGMVFVVAVALTLGPALISVVGRFGTALEPKTTSSGRGWRRVGTATVRWPGALLVVAVAACLVGLLALPGYHTTYNDRIYLPDDVPANVGYTAATRHFSEARMNPDLVMIETDHDMRNPADFLVIDKIAKALSRVRGIAQVQAITRPDGKPIEHSTIPYTLGQQSVGQIMMNDYQQGVIDNILGQAEEMQSTIESMETMQSITRELSDVTRSMADKMRNTSTTLQDTRDHLADFDDFFRPLRNYFYWEPHCFDIPGCWALRSIFDSLDGIAAMSDDFEEMLPDLDRMAALTSQMNTVMPGMIQSMKNQKQMMLNQYQVQKAQQDHTMAQQEDSTAMGEAFDTALNDDSFYLPPEAFDNADFKRGMKLMMSPDGQAVRFTIIHQGDPLTEEGTSRTEPLKIAAAEAIKGTPLEGASIYVGGAAAMFTDMQKGADYDLLIAVTAALLLVFVIMMLITRALVAAMVIVGTVTLSLGTAFGASVIIWQHLVGIPLHWMVLPMSVIVLVAVGADYNLLLVSRMKEEIHAGVRTGIIRAMAGSGPVVTAAGLVFALTMASMAVSDLIVIGQVGTTIALGLFFDTFVVRGLMTPSIATLLGRWFWWPLQVRPRPRPARWPRPIQREPQEALSR; translated from the coding sequence ATGAGCGCGCCCGCCGGTCACGCGCCGACCGCCGCCGGCCCGGCCCCCGGCCATCGGGCGCGCCCCTGGCTCCCGCGGTTCATCCGGGCCTTCGCCGTGCCGATCATCGTGGCCTGGATCGCGCTCATCGCGGTGCTCAACACCGCCGTGCCGCAGCTCGAGGAAGTGGGCAAGCAGCGCTCGGTTTCGATGAGCCCCAACGAGGCGCCGTCGATGATCGCGACCAAACGTGTCGGCAAGACGTTCGACGAGTACGACACCAGCAGTTCGCTGATGGTCGTGATCGAGGGCGAGACGAAGTTGGGTGAACCCGCGCACGAGTTCTACGATCAGATGGTCCGGGACCTGCGCGCCGACTCCGAACACGTGCAGCATGTGCAGGATCTGTGGGGCGACTCCTTCACCATGGCCGGAGCCCAGAGCGTCGACGGCAAGGCCGCCTACACCCAGGTCTACATCTCCGGGGACCAGGGCGAGACCTTGGCCAACGAGTCCGTGCAGGCCGTGCGCGACATCATCGAGAGCCAACCGGCGCCACCGGGGGTCCAGGCCTATGTGACGGGCACGGCGGCGACGACCACCGATCAAAATGCCGTCGGCGACGACAGCATGCGCACCATCGAACTGCTGACGTTCGCCATCATCATCGCTTTGCTGTTATTGATCTACCGGTCGGTCACGACAACCCTCGTTCTGCTCGGGCTGCTCATGATGGGGCTGTTGGGCGCCCGCGGGGTGGTGGCGTTTCTGGGCCACCACAACGTCTTCGGCCTGACGACGTTCGCCACCAACATGGTGGTGACACTCGCGATCGCCACCGCGGTCGACTACGGAATCTTTCTGGTCGGCCGATATCAGGAGGCGCGCCGGTCCGGTGAGGACCGAGAATCGGCGTACTACACCATGTTCAGCGGTACGGCGCACGTCGTGCTGGGTTCCGGGCTGACCATCGCCGGAGCCACCTTCTGCTTGCACTTCACCCGGCTTCCCTACTTCCAGACGATGAGCTATCCGATGGCCGTCGGCATGGTGTTCGTCGTGGCGGTGGCCTTGACGCTCGGGCCTGCGCTCATCTCGGTGGTCGGCCGTTTCGGCACGGCACTGGAACCGAAGACCACATCGTCGGGCCGGGGTTGGCGTCGGGTCGGTACCGCGACCGTGCGCTGGCCGGGTGCGTTGCTGGTCGTGGCCGTTGCGGCCTGCCTGGTCGGTCTGCTCGCGCTTCCCGGCTACCACACCACCTACAACGACCGGATCTATCTGCCCGACGACGTGCCGGCGAATGTCGGATACACCGCCGCGACCCGGCACTTCTCCGAAGCCCGGATGAATCCGGATCTGGTCATGATCGAGACCGACCACGACATGCGCAATCCCGCCGACTTCCTCGTCATCGACAAGATCGCGAAGGCGCTGTCCCGCGTTCGCGGAATCGCCCAGGTTCAGGCGATCACCCGGCCCGACGGCAAGCCGATCGAGCATTCGACGATCCCGTACACGCTCGGGCAGCAAAGCGTCGGCCAGATCATGATGAACGACTACCAACAAGGCGTCATCGACAATATCTTGGGCCAGGCCGAGGAGATGCAGAGCACCATCGAATCGATGGAGACGATGCAATCGATCACCCGAGAACTGTCGGATGTGACCCGCAGCATGGCCGACAAGATGAGAAACACCTCGACGACCTTGCAGGACACGCGGGATCACCTGGCCGATTTCGACGACTTCTTCCGGCCGCTGCGCAACTACTTCTATTGGGAGCCACACTGCTTCGACATTCCGGGGTGCTGGGCGCTGCGCTCGATCTTCGACAGTCTCGATGGCATCGCGGCCATGTCCGACGACTTCGAGGAGATGCTTCCCGACCTCGACCGGATGGCCGCGCTGACATCGCAGATGAACACCGTGATGCCGGGGATGATCCAGTCGATGAAGAACCAGAAGCAGATGATGCTCAACCAGTATCAGGTTCAAAAGGCGCAGCAGGACCACACCATGGCCCAGCAGGAAGACAGCACGGCGATGGGTGAGGCGTTCGACACCGCACTCAACGACGACTCGTTCTATCTGCCGCCGGAGGCATTCGACAACGCCGATTTCAAACGCGGCATGAAGTTGATGATGTCCCCCGACGGGCAGGCCGTGCGGTTCACCATCATTCACCAGGGCGACCCGCTGACCGAGGAGGGCACATCACGCACCGAGCCGCTCAAGATCGCTGCGGCGGAGGCGATCAAGGGCACACCACTGGAAGGCGCGTCGATCTACGTCGGCGGTGCCGCGGCGATGTTCACCGACATGCAGAAAGGCGCCGACTACGACCTGCTCATCGCGGTGACGGCTGCGCTGTTGTTGGTCTTCGTCATCATGATGCTCATCACCCGGGCCCTGGTGGCCGCGATGGTCATCGTCGGAACGGTCACACTGAGTTTGGGCACCGCCTTCGGGGCGTCGGTGATCATCTGGCAACACCTCGTCGGCATCCCGTTGCACTGGATGGTGCTGCCGATGTCGGTGATCGTTCTGGTGGCCGTCGGAGCGGACTACAACCTGTTGCTGGTGTCGCGGATGAAGGAGGAGATCCACGCCGGGGTGCGCACCGGGATCATCCGCGCCATGGCCGGAAGCGGCCCGGTCGTCACCGCCGCAGGTCTGGTCTTCGCCCTCACCATGGCCTCGATGGCGGTGAGCGATCTGATCGTCATCGGTCAGGTCGGCACGACGATCGCCCTGGGTCTGTTCTTCGACACGTTTGTGGTCCGGGGGTTGATGACACCGTCGATCGCCACCCTGCTCGGACGGTGGTTCTGGTGGCCCCTGCAGGTGCGTCCGCGTCCGCGCCCGGCACGTTGGCCCAGGCCGATCCAGCGCGAACCCCAGGAGGCGCTGAGCCGATGA